Proteins co-encoded in one Methanotorris formicicus Mc-S-70 genomic window:
- the gmd gene encoding GDP-mannose 4,6-dehydratase: protein MKKAIITGITGQDGYFLTKLLLEKGYEVHGIVRRNSQNSLGNLDYLPKEEREQIIIYWGDITDNAFIDSVIKKVQPDEVYHLAAQSFVWFSFKNPRFTYDVNIGGTLNVVNAIKEYSPHSKMYFAATSELYGKVQEIPQKETTPFYPRSPYAVSKLAGFWTVKNYRESYDLFMSNGILFNHESEMRGPEFVTRKISLGVAKIYYGLQDCIELGNLNAKRDWGYAKDYVYGMWLILQHIKPDDFVLATGETHSVREFVEEAFKVVGIDIEWEGEGINEVGKDANTGKVLVKVNPEYFRPAEVDILVGDYSKAKRELGWEPKVKFKDLVRIMVEKDLERIENGIIK, encoded by the coding sequence ATGAAAAAGGCAATAATAACAGGAATAACTGGGCAAGATGGATATTTCTTAACAAAGTTGTTGTTAGAGAAAGGATATGAAGTTCATGGGATTGTAAGGAGAAATAGCCAAAATTCATTAGGTAATTTAGATTATCTACCAAAAGAAGAAAGAGAACAAATAATTATCTATTGGGGAGATATTACTGACAATGCTTTTATAGATTCAGTTATTAAAAAAGTTCAACCAGATGAGGTTTATCACTTAGCAGCACAAAGCTTTGTTTGGTTTAGTTTTAAGAATCCAAGATTTACTTATGATGTCAATATTGGAGGGACATTAAATGTTGTTAATGCTATAAAGGAGTATTCTCCACACTCAAAGATGTATTTTGCCGCAACATCTGAACTTTATGGTAAAGTTCAAGAAATTCCACAGAAGGAAACTACTCCATTTTATCCAAGAAGTCCTTATGCTGTCTCTAAATTAGCTGGTTTTTGGACTGTTAAAAATTATAGAGAAAGTTATGATTTATTTATGAGTAATGGGATACTATTTAATCATGAGAGTGAGATGAGAGGTCCTGAATTTGTTACAAGGAAGATTAGTTTAGGAGTGGCTAAAATTTATTATGGATTACAAGATTGCATAGAGTTAGGCAATTTAAATGCTAAAAGAGATTGGGGTTATGCTAAAGATTATGTTTATGGAATGTGGCTAATTTTACAGCATATCAAACCAGACGATTTCGTTTTAGCTACTGGAGAAACCCATTCTGTTAGAGAATTCGTTGAAGAAGCATTTAAGGTTGTGGGAATTGATATAGAATGGGAAGGAGAGGGAATTAATGAAGTAGGTAAAGATGCAAATACAGGAAAGGTTTTAGTTAAAGTAAATCCAGAATACTTTAGACCTGCTGAAGTTGATATATTAGTTGGAGATTATTCAAAGGCAAAGAGGGAATTAGGCTGGGAACCAAAAGTTAAATTTAAAGATTTAGTT